The following proteins are encoded in a genomic region of Diadema setosum chromosome 10, eeDiaSeto1, whole genome shotgun sequence:
- the LOC140233799 gene encoding uncharacterized protein, with the protein MSSYNSTDIPISAEPTPQDPRHGVLEDICITLAVFSLIIINILLFLFWRYKALGKSPFPFRRYSTDSEAYATLHQPVFAKSNTISHPPRRVQDVLKNYASTLAHVGHSKTMGGSRSASTLYASSSDNSRTSLVLTDTDDKGPTSSRHTAEETRYILANEQSPGRRTQAEVEENSIKFHIGHPEEDSTTTGDSDHQVYCEVLDVTSKRNGRHIKPLSFDFCKGKDPSPPASFVNNNLSPESLQTEDTDDTENIYQNFRKRKPTSKFASMARSDVSSTNNSLMGERSSADTNSDWRPISFAFCRDVDPQEDNGTPSADESQADVTLSDGNATYEQFLEPKDPIYSQTVIRRSQRSVRQYPSTLPRNSSLSGQPLYEQPLFEQPLYENLEGQQNFDAGDNDHRYSTLHLDPPGSSSEASSSYARISTISSSIRSPTRSKGSRRTIRSRDSKPSMGSEGGVSPHAISPVMTIPEAEGGAGNSPFHNIAKEIAGLHEGVDDDDPEESFPVVQMLSDRYSTGNFLNKFY; encoded by the exons ATGTCTTCGTACAATTCGACTG ATATACCCATATCTGCCGAGCCGACTCCCCAGGACCCGCGGCACGGAGTTCTGGAAGACATCTGCATCACACTTGCCGTGTTCTCGCTGATTATTATTAACATCTTGCTCTTCCTCTTTTGGAG GTACAAGGCCCTGGGTAAATCCCCTTTTCCATTCCGACGGTACTCCACGGATTCGGAGGCGTACGCGACTCTCCATCAGCCTGTCTTCGCCAAGAGCAACACTATCAGCCATCCACCAAGGCGTGTTCAGGATGTTCTCAAGAACTACGCCTCAACCTTGGCTCACGTCGGGCACAGCAAGACCATGGGCGGGTCGCGATCGGCCAGCACCTTGTACGCATCGAGCAGCGACAACTCTCGTACCTCCCTGGTCCTCACAGACACGGATGACAAGGGACCGACATCGTCGAGACACACTGCCGAAGAAACGCGTTATATCCTAGCCAATGAGCAGTCGCCAGGAAGGAGAACCCAGGCTGAGGTGGAAGAGAACTCCATCAAATTCCACATTGGCCATCCCGAGGAAGACAGCACCACCACTGGCGACAGCGATCATCAGGTTTACTGCGAAGTCCTAGACGTCACCTCGAAAAGAAACGGTCGACACATCAAACCTTTGTCCTTCGATTTCTGCAAGGGTAAGGATCCGTCACCCCCAGCTTCCTTTGTAAACAACAACCTATCCCCCGAATCCTTGCAAACAGAGGACACAGATGACACGGAGAACATCTACCAGAACTTCAGAAAGAGGAAACCGACCTCAAAGTTTGCGTCGATGGCAAGAAGTGACGTGTCTTCCACCAATAATTCGTTGATGGGGGAACGGTCTTCCGCTGACACTAATAGTGACTGGAGACCGATTTCGTTCGCCTTCTGCAGGGATGTGGATCCTCAAGAAGACAATGGGACGCCTTCAGCAGACGAATCACAAGCGGATGTCACGCTCAGCGATGGAaacgcgacatacgagcaattTCTCGAGCCAAAGGACCCAATATACTCTCAAACGGTCATTCGGAGGAGCCAGAGATCAGTGCGCCAGTATCCTTCAACCCTTCCCAGAAACTCTTCTTTGAGTGGGCAACCGCTCTACGAGCAACCTCTCTTTGAACAACCGTTGTACGAAAACCTGGAGGGCCAACAGAACTTTGACGCCGGCGACAACGACCACCGATACAGCACTTTGCATCTTGATCCGCCAGGCAGCTCCAGCGAAGCGTCCTCATCCTACGCCAGAATCAGTACCATATCGTCATCCATAAGGAGTCCCACCCGCAGCAAAGGCAGCCGGAGAACAATTAGGTCAAGGGATTCGAAGCCTTCGATGGGCAGCGAGGGGGGCGTGTCACCCCATGCAATTAGTCCCGTTATGACCATTCCCGAAGCTGAAGGAGGGGCCGGCAACAGCCCCTTCCACAACATCGCCAAGGAAATAGCAGGACTTCACGAAGGAGTTGATGACGACGACCCAGAGGAGAGTTTCCCGGTAGTACAGATGCTGTCCGATCGCTACAGCACCGGCAACTTTCTGAACAAATTCTACTAA